The following proteins are co-located in the bacterium genome:
- a CDS encoding crossover junction endodeoxyribonuclease RuvC yields the protein MPDAAQSYRILGVDPGLGTTGYAVLVLEDERAEPLLLEGGVLRPAEKAPLEERLAELHGDLSEIIRQFQPDIMAVENLYSHVKHPRTSIIMGHARGVIFLAASQAGIPVQSYGATEIKKSLSGAGRASKSQIQRL from the coding sequence GTGCCAGATGCGGCGCAAAGCTATCGAATTCTGGGCGTAGACCCGGGCCTCGGCACGACGGGCTACGCCGTCCTCGTCCTGGAGGACGAGCGGGCGGAGCCCCTCCTCCTGGAGGGCGGTGTTCTCCGTCCGGCGGAAAAAGCCCCTCTCGAGGAGCGCCTCGCCGAGCTCCACGGCGACCTCAGCGAGATCATCCGCCAGTTCCAGCCCGATATCATGGCGGTGGAAAACCTCTACAGCCACGTCAAGCATCCGCGCACCTCCATCATCATGGGCCACGCCCGGGGGGTGATCTTTCTTGCCGCCTCCCAGGCCGGCATTCCCGTCCAAAGCTACGGCGCCACCGAGATCAAGAAATCCCTCTCCGGCGCCGGGCGTGCCTCCAAGAGCCAGATTCAGCGGCTC